The Horticoccus luteus DNA window AAACACCGGCCCCGGTTTGAACAAAAACTCCCGCGTCACCTCGTCGTAAATCGCCACGCCCGTCACATCCCCCGGCAGCAGATCGCTCGTGAACTGGATGCGCGAAAACTCCCCGTCGATCGCCCGCGCCAACGCGTAGGCCAGCGTCGTTTTGCCCACGCCCGGCATGTCTTCGATCAACACATGCCCGCCCGCCAGCAACCCCACCAGCACCCGCTCGATCACGTCGTCCTTCCCTTTGATCGTCACGCGCATCGCCGTGCGCACCCGCGTGAGGGCACTCCGCGCCAACGCCACCTTTTCTGCCGGCAGAAAATCAGCCATGCCCGCGACGCTAACCTCCGCCCGCCGCGGTGCAAACGCCTTCACCCGCCACCGCGTTTCCTTTCCCCTGTTCCCCATCCTTCATCGCCGCAAACGCCCTCGCCGCCTGCCCGCGGCACGGTCTCACCGAAAAGATTCGCCCCGTGGCCATGCCCGCGCAAATAAGCCTCCCGCCATGCCGCTCATCGACAAACCGCTGCCCGAACTCCTCCGCTATCAGGGCCTGAATCCCCGCCCCGCCGACTTCGACGCTTATTGGGCCGATGCCCTCCGCGAACTCGACGCCACCGATCCCCAGCCCGAACTCGTGCCCACCGCCGAGATCGCGCCCCGCCACAGCGAGGCCTTCGATCTGTGGTTCACCGGCGTCGGCGGCGCGCGCGTTTACGCGAAATACGTCCGCCCGAAAAAATCCCCCGGCCCCGGTCCCGCCGTCCTCCAATTTCACGGCTACTCCGGCAACGGCGGCGATTTCCTTTCCCGCCTCGCCTGGTCCGGTGAGGGCTTCTGCGTCGCCGCCATGGATTGCCGCGGCCAGGGCGGCCGCTCCCAGGATAGCGGCAGCGTGCACGGCCCCACGCTGCGCGGCCACATCGTGCGCGGACTCGACGATCCCGACCCGCGCAAACTCGCATTCCGCCAGATCTTTCTCGACACCGTCCAACTCGCACGCGTCGTCATGAACTTTCCCGAGGTCGATGCCGCCCGCGTCGGCGCGATGGGCGGTTCGCAAGGCGGCGCCCTCACGCTCGCGTGTGCCGCGCTCGAGCCACGCATCAAACGCGCCGCGCCGCTGTATCCGTTTCTCTGCGATTACCGCCGCGTCTGGGAGATGGATCTGGCCAAGGATGCCTACGAAGAACTCCGGATTTTCTTCCGCCAGTTCGATCCGCGCCACGAGCGCGTGGACGAGATTTTCACCAAGCTCGGTTACATCGACTGCCAGCACCTCGCGTCGCGCATCCAGGCGGAAGTCATCATGTACACCGGCCTGATGGACCCGATCTGCCCCCCGTCGTCGCAATTCGCCGCCTACAACAAAATCACGGCGAAGAAGTCGCACATCATCTATCCCGACTACGGCCACGAAACGCTCCCCGGCGAGACCGACCGCACCTTCAACTTCATGCTCGGCCTCTGATCATTCCCCCTCTCGCCCCCCGAAATCGCGCTCTTAATCTTAATCATAATCGTAATCGTAATCGCCAACGCCTTCCCGCGTCGCGCCGCCCGCGCCGCCCGCCTCCGCCCGCGTAAATGGTAACAAATCACGAATAACGTTCCTCCGCGCACGAAGCCCGCCTCCTCTCTCGACTCGCCGCCCGCCGTCCCCCACGGTCCGGGTCCGCGCCATGTATCAGAGCTTTTATGGGTTTACGGAGATGCCGTTCAACATCACTCCGGACCCCAAATTCCTCTTCCTCAGCCCCACGCACCAAGAGGCCCTGCAACACCTCAAGTTCGGCGTGCAGGAGAAAAAAGGCTTCATCGTGCTCGTCGGCGAAGTCGGTTGCGGCAAAACCACTCTCTGCCGCCGGTTCCTCAACGAGCTCGATCCCGCGCACTTCGATACCGCCCT harbors:
- a CDS encoding acetylxylan esterase, yielding MPLIDKPLPELLRYQGLNPRPADFDAYWADALRELDATDPQPELVPTAEIAPRHSEAFDLWFTGVGGARVYAKYVRPKKSPGPGPAVLQFHGYSGNGGDFLSRLAWSGEGFCVAAMDCRGQGGRSQDSGSVHGPTLRGHIVRGLDDPDPRKLAFRQIFLDTVQLARVVMNFPEVDAARVGAMGGSQGGALTLACAALEPRIKRAAPLYPFLCDYRRVWEMDLAKDAYEELRIFFRQFDPRHERVDEIFTKLGYIDCQHLASRIQAEVIMYTGLMDPICPPSSQFAAYNKITAKKSHIIYPDYGHETLPGETDRTFNFMLGL